The following coding sequences lie in one Xanthomonas hyacinthi genomic window:
- a CDS encoding tetratricopeptide repeat protein, whose translation MLADAELGAGALAAGEQAAVHALQLRPAHPEALARLGRVRWTQGRHAEAAAALRQALQHAPQHPGIALWLGHALEDNGEAEAAAHAYAHAHALLPQEPSIAAHLLNWRRKLCDWRALDALSQQVRGAVRQGHPAIEPFAFLNEDATAAEQLQCARNRALALARTLAPLPATPLRRAGPLQIGLLSNGFGAHPTGLLIVALCERLRAQADLQLQLFALNRDDGSAIRARLQTAAHAWHDVAGQPHRAIAQRIRDAGIDLLFDLRGWGGGGAPEVLALRPAPLQINWLAYPGTSGAPWIDYVIGDAFALPEALASQYSERVLRLPRAFQPSDDSRRIEAPPSRRDCGLPEHGTVFCCFNNSYKLTPRSMTRMLAVLRQVPDSVLWLLSGPGQADARLRDAARRAELDPARLRFMPKLAHADYLARYRHADLFLDTHPYNAHTTASDALWAGCPLLTCPGATFAARVAGSLNHHLGMDEMNVADDTAFVARAVQLGRDPAALRALRDTLQQRRASAGLFDMRGFAADFAALLRDTARRHGWSGPQ comes from the coding sequence ATGCTGGCCGACGCCGAACTCGGCGCCGGTGCGCTCGCCGCCGGCGAGCAGGCCGCGGTGCACGCGCTGCAACTGCGCCCGGCGCATCCCGAAGCGCTGGCGCGGCTGGGCCGGGTGCGCTGGACCCAGGGCCGCCACGCCGAGGCCGCCGCGGCGTTGCGCCAGGCGCTGCAGCACGCGCCGCAGCATCCGGGCATCGCCCTGTGGCTGGGCCATGCGCTGGAGGACAACGGCGAGGCCGAAGCCGCCGCGCACGCCTATGCGCACGCGCATGCGCTGCTGCCGCAGGAACCGTCGATCGCCGCGCACCTGCTGAACTGGCGGCGCAAGCTATGCGACTGGCGCGCGCTGGACGCGCTGTCGCAGCAGGTCCGCGGCGCGGTGCGCCAGGGCCATCCGGCGATCGAACCGTTCGCCTTCCTCAACGAGGACGCCACTGCCGCCGAACAACTGCAGTGCGCGCGCAACCGTGCGCTTGCATTGGCGCGCACGCTGGCGCCGTTGCCGGCGACGCCGCTGCGCCGCGCCGGCCCATTGCAGATCGGCTTGCTGTCCAACGGCTTCGGCGCGCATCCCACCGGGCTGCTGATCGTGGCCTTGTGCGAACGGCTGCGCGCGCAGGCCGACCTGCAGCTGCAGCTGTTCGCGTTGAACCGCGACGACGGCAGCGCGATCCGCGCGCGCCTGCAAACCGCTGCGCACGCCTGGCACGACGTCGCCGGACAGCCGCACCGGGCGATCGCGCAACGCATCCGCGACGCCGGCATCGACCTGCTGTTCGATCTGCGCGGCTGGGGCGGCGGCGGCGCGCCGGAAGTGCTGGCGCTGCGCCCGGCACCGCTGCAGATCAACTGGCTGGCCTACCCGGGCACGTCCGGCGCGCCATGGATCGACTACGTCATCGGCGATGCGTTCGCGCTACCCGAGGCGCTGGCCAGCCAGTACAGCGAGCGCGTGCTGCGCCTGCCGCGCGCGTTCCAGCCCTCGGACGACAGCCGCCGCATCGAGGCGCCGCCATCGCGCCGCGACTGCGGGCTGCCCGAACACGGCACCGTATTTTGCTGCTTCAACAACAGCTACAAGCTGACCCCGCGCAGCATGACGCGGATGCTGGCGGTGCTGCGCCAGGTCCCGGACAGCGTGCTGTGGCTGCTGTCCGGCCCCGGCCAGGCCGATGCGCGGCTGCGCGACGCCGCGCGCCGTGCCGAGCTGGATCCGGCGCGGCTGCGCTTCATGCCCAAGCTGGCGCATGCCGACTACCTGGCCCGCTACCGGCATGCCGACCTGTTCCTGGACACGCATCCGTACAACGCGCACACCACCGCCTCCGATGCATTGTGGGCCGGTTGCCCGCTGCTGACCTGCCCCGGCGCGACCTTCGCCGCGCGCGTGGCCGGCAGCCTCAACCACCATCTGGGCATGGACGAGATGAACGTCGCCGACGACACCGCCTTCGTCGCCAGGGCCGTGCAGCTGGGCCGCGACCCGGCCGCGTTGCGCGCCCTGCGCGACACCCTGCAGCAGCGCCGCGCCAGCGCCGGCCTGTTCGACATGCGCGGCTTCGCTGCGGACTTCGCCGCGCTGTTGCGCGACACCGCGCGCCGGCATGGCTGGAGCGGGCCGCAGTAG
- a CDS encoding antibiotic biosynthesis monooxygenase — MPSRLSPDLTSPHARSVLVAHASAPVCATLLARLRDIPGGDLHALAWLESLGAAPDLLYAQCGGDATAQLGRSLRPRAPAPRLTLQRYRRIRSGVSDPQCLPGCVVVTWLPTRDAAQAQHYANAAFAALQDGAHALRGLIASHLHLSADGRGLLDYAEWSSADAQRRALQRDPERLPLASHPEASVAHYRPRALARPGAPAQPAHGRT; from the coding sequence ATGCCGTCACGCCTGTCGCCCGATCTCACCTCCCCGCATGCGCGCAGCGTGCTTGTCGCCCACGCCTCGGCGCCGGTCTGCGCGACGCTGCTTGCGCGCTTGCGCGACATCCCCGGCGGCGACCTGCATGCCCTGGCCTGGCTGGAATCGCTGGGCGCAGCGCCGGACCTGCTGTACGCGCAATGCGGCGGCGACGCCACCGCGCAGCTCGGCCGCAGCCTGCGTCCGCGCGCGCCGGCGCCGCGACTGACCCTGCAGCGCTACCGGCGCATCCGCAGCGGGGTGTCCGATCCGCAGTGCCTGCCCGGCTGCGTGGTGGTGACCTGGCTGCCGACCCGCGACGCGGCGCAAGCGCAGCACTACGCCAACGCCGCCTTCGCCGCGCTGCAGGATGGCGCGCACGCGCTGCGCGGCCTGATCGCCTCGCACCTGCACCTGTCCGCCGACGGTCGCGGCCTGCTCGACTATGCCGAATGGAGCAGTGCCGACGCGCAGCGTCGCGCCCTGCAGCGCGACCCCGAGCGCCTGCCGTTGGCGTCCCATCCGGAAGCCAGCGTGGCCCATTACCGGCCGCGCGCGCTGGCCCGGCCCGGCGCGCCGGCGCAGCCGGCGCACGGACGCACCTGA
- the moaB gene encoding molybdenum cofactor biosynthesis protein B: protein MSAKADFIALNLCVLTVSDTRRLAEDSSGDYLVAVLGAAGHQLYARALLPDDRYRMRAVVSAWIADPQVDGILVTGGTGFTGRDSTPEALLPLLDKQMPGFGELFRAISFEEIGTSSLQSRAFAGLANATFVFCLPGSTSACRTAWEKIVAAQLDARTRPCNLATLRPRLKE from the coding sequence ATGAGCGCCAAAGCCGATTTCATTGCATTGAACCTGTGCGTGCTGACCGTGTCGGACACGCGCCGCCTGGCCGAGGACAGCTCCGGCGACTACCTGGTGGCGGTGCTCGGCGCGGCCGGCCACCAGCTGTACGCGCGCGCGCTGCTGCCCGACGACCGCTACCGGATGCGCGCGGTGGTGTCGGCGTGGATCGCCGACCCGCAGGTCGACGGCATCCTGGTCACCGGCGGCACCGGCTTCACCGGCCGCGACTCCACCCCCGAAGCGCTGCTGCCGCTGCTGGACAAGCAGATGCCCGGTTTCGGCGAGTTGTTTCGTGCGATCAGCTTCGAGGAGATCGGTACCTCCTCGCTGCAGTCGCGCGCCTTCGCCGGCCTGGCCAACGCCACCTTCGTGTTCTGCCTGCCCGGCTCGACCTCGGCCTGCCGCACCGCCTGGGAAAAGATCGTCGCCGCGCAGCTCGACGCGCGCACCCGGCCGTGCAATCTGGCCACGCTGCGCCCACGCCTGAAGGAATGA
- a CDS encoding helix-turn-helix domain-containing protein, with protein MPLDTTLRLLAKASGMTAADIAAAIPRAGAATVKAWLAGEKMPGRDQLNALARAFGVPAGALLGELASQLDPARTRGEHDLLQAYRALDSRQQGALLEVARSMAGTRTRRSK; from the coding sequence ATGCCCCTGGATACCACCCTGCGCCTGCTGGCCAAGGCCAGCGGCATGACCGCGGCGGACATCGCCGCCGCCATCCCGCGCGCCGGCGCGGCCACGGTCAAGGCCTGGCTGGCCGGCGAAAAGATGCCCGGCCGCGACCAGCTCAATGCGCTGGCGCGCGCCTTCGGCGTCCCCGCCGGGGCGCTGCTCGGCGAACTGGCCAGCCAGCTCGACCCGGCCCGCACCCGCGGCGAACACGATCTGCTGCAGGCCTACCGCGCCCTCGACAGCCGCCAGCAGGGCGCGCTGCTGGAAGTGGCACGCAGCATGGCCGGCACCCGCACCAGACGCAGCAAATGA
- the ppk2 gene encoding polyphosphate kinase 2 produces MSKLKRKQYQALMQPLQLELVALAQALQHSGERVLVLFEGRDTAGKGGAIQAIAEHLNPRQCRVVALPKPTDRESTQWYFQRHVAHLPAAGEIVLMDRSWYNRAGVERVMGYCDDAQYHAFLRQAPLFEQLLVADGIRLFKYWLCVDQDQQEKRFAERLHDPLKGWKLSPVDLQSRAQYADYTRAREAMLDATHREHAPWTLVDFNDQKRGRLTLVRHLLDQLPEAPLQEPELELPPLRHKPRKEKFGLLQPLPPYLG; encoded by the coding sequence ATGAGCAAGCTCAAACGCAAGCAGTACCAGGCATTGATGCAACCGCTGCAACTGGAACTGGTGGCGCTGGCGCAAGCGCTGCAGCACAGCGGCGAACGCGTGCTGGTGCTGTTCGAGGGCCGCGATACCGCCGGCAAGGGCGGCGCGATCCAGGCCATCGCCGAACACCTCAACCCGCGCCAGTGCCGGGTGGTGGCGCTGCCCAAGCCGACCGACCGCGAAAGCACGCAGTGGTATTTCCAGCGCCACGTCGCGCACCTGCCGGCCGCCGGCGAGATCGTGCTGATGGACCGCAGCTGGTACAACCGCGCCGGCGTGGAACGGGTCATGGGCTACTGCGACGATGCGCAATACCACGCCTTCCTGCGCCAGGCGCCGCTGTTCGAGCAATTGCTGGTCGCCGACGGCATCCGCCTGTTCAAGTACTGGCTGTGCGTGGACCAGGACCAGCAGGAGAAGCGTTTCGCCGAGCGCCTGCACGATCCGCTGAAAGGCTGGAAGCTGTCGCCGGTGGACCTGCAGTCGCGCGCCCAGTACGCCGACTACACCCGCGCCCGCGAAGCGATGCTGGACGCCACCCACCGCGAACACGCGCCGTGGACGCTGGTCGACTTCAACGACCAGAAACGCGGCCGCCTGACCCTGGTCCGGCACCTGCTCGACCAATTGCCCGAGGCGCCGCTGCAGGAGCCGGAGCTGGAACTGCCGCCGCTGCGGCACAAGCCGCGCAAGGAGAAGTTCGGCCTGTTGCAGCCGTTGCCGCCGTATCTGGGGTGA
- a CDS encoding acylphosphatase, giving the protein MAAARFLVCGRVQGVYFRAATRERALALGLDGQALNLADGRVDVVAAGETAALEALAEWLQHGPPTARVERVLRQSWPEPVAAGFAIG; this is encoded by the coding sequence ATGGCGGCGGCGCGTTTCCTGGTCTGCGGCCGGGTGCAGGGCGTGTATTTCCGCGCCGCCACCCGCGAACGCGCGCTGGCGCTGGGGCTGGATGGGCAGGCGCTGAATCTGGCCGACGGCCGCGTCGACGTCGTCGCCGCCGGCGAGACCGCGGCGCTGGAGGCGCTGGCCGAGTGGCTGCAACACGGCCCGCCGACGGCGCGGGTCGAGCGCGTATTGCGCCAGTCATGGCCGGAGCCGGTGGCGGCGGGTTTCGCGATCGGGTGA
- a CDS encoding TlpA family protein disulfide reductase yields the protein MTLRILFPLFAVAALLAGCDRHPSPAAGTAPGASAPAAPAAPAAPAAPAAPTAPAAGEGPNVVQETRPQPTLKVKAVDGSDYDLAAHRGQWVVVNFWATWCAPCLKEMPELSALHVMRDNIEVVGLAYEDIEPAEMQAFLKEHPVAYPVAILDTYAPPADFATPRGLPMTYLIAPDGKVAKQFLGPVNAHDIEAAIAAAGGKVAGQAKAAG from the coding sequence ATGACCTTGCGCATCCTGTTCCCATTGTTCGCCGTTGCCGCGCTGCTGGCGGGCTGCGATCGGCATCCTTCGCCCGCCGCCGGCACCGCGCCGGGCGCGTCGGCGCCTGCGGCTCCCGCCGCCCCGGCGGCACCTGCCGCGCCCGCTGCGCCGACCGCGCCCGCCGCTGGCGAAGGACCGAACGTGGTGCAGGAAACCCGGCCGCAGCCGACGCTGAAGGTGAAGGCGGTGGACGGCAGCGACTACGACCTGGCCGCGCATCGCGGGCAATGGGTGGTGGTGAATTTCTGGGCCACCTGGTGCGCGCCGTGCCTGAAGGAAATGCCGGAGCTGTCGGCATTGCACGTGATGCGCGACAACATCGAAGTGGTGGGCCTGGCCTACGAGGACATCGAGCCGGCGGAGATGCAGGCGTTCCTGAAGGAACACCCGGTGGCCTACCCGGTGGCGATCCTCGATACCTACGCGCCGCCGGCCGATTTCGCCACCCCGCGCGGGTTGCCGATGACCTATCTGATCGCCCCGGACGGCAAGGTCGCCAAGCAGTTCCTGGGCCCGGTCAATGCGCACGACATCGAGGCGGCGATCGCCGCGGCGGGCGGCAAGGTCGCCGGCCAGGCGAAGGCCGCGGGCTGA
- a CDS encoding YihY family inner membrane protein has protein sequence MQPLDTVNLWTERVRDRARMRSFAGFLWRRFLDDRLFQAAASLAYTTIFALVPLAMVVFGVLSAFPVFDRWSDQLSDYIFSNFVPAAARSVEAYLRQFSASAGQLTSAGTIALMVSLLITLNSVEQTFNRIWRVVSARPRLTRFLVYWTVLTLGALLAAASLAASARFFALPLFRTSEGRLLAQMALGLAPVLIEFVCITLVYRVVPHHTVKLRHAVPGALLAVALLELVKWGLSLYLGSFQSYQRIYGTVAFVPIFLLWTYLSWIGILLGASLASSIAAFRYQPASMRLPAGYEIYALLRLLGRFAQARRDGHGLHEDRILQLEPMLTDSLVQELLCELERSCLLSRAEHGEWLLARDLADVPLTELYENCQLRIPIAEAYLPCRDDALGQAAWRTLDELRMPLCDVLKRRVGDLYTDIGDLA, from the coding sequence ATGCAGCCTTTGGACACGGTCAATCTCTGGACGGAGCGGGTGCGCGACCGCGCGCGGATGCGCAGCTTCGCCGGCTTCCTGTGGCGGCGCTTCCTCGACGACCGCCTGTTCCAGGCCGCCGCCTCGCTGGCCTACACCACGATCTTCGCGTTGGTGCCGCTGGCGATGGTGGTGTTCGGCGTGCTCTCGGCGTTTCCGGTGTTCGACCGCTGGAGCGACCAGCTCAGCGACTACATCTTCTCCAACTTCGTGCCGGCCGCGGCGCGTTCGGTGGAAGCCTATCTGCGCCAGTTCTCGGCCAGCGCCGGGCAGCTGACCAGCGCCGGCACGATCGCGTTGATGGTGTCGCTGTTGATCACCTTGAACAGCGTCGAGCAGACCTTCAACCGGATCTGGCGGGTGGTCTCGGCGCGGCCGCGGCTGACCCGCTTCCTGGTGTACTGGACGGTGCTGACCCTGGGCGCGCTGCTGGCCGCGGCGTCGCTGGCGGCGTCGGCGCGGTTCTTCGCGCTGCCGCTGTTCCGCACCAGCGAAGGCCGGCTGCTGGCGCAGATGGCGCTGGGCCTGGCGCCGGTGCTGATCGAATTCGTCTGCATCACGCTGGTGTACCGGGTGGTGCCGCACCACACGGTCAAGCTGCGCCACGCGGTGCCCGGCGCGCTGCTGGCGGTGGCGCTGCTGGAATTGGTGAAGTGGGGGCTGAGCCTGTACCTGGGCAGCTTCCAGTCCTACCAGCGCATCTACGGCACGGTCGCGTTCGTGCCGATCTTCCTGCTGTGGACCTACCTGAGCTGGATCGGGATCCTGCTCGGCGCCTCGCTGGCGTCCTCGATCGCCGCCTTCCGCTATCAGCCGGCGTCGATGCGGCTGCCGGCCGGCTACGAGATCTATGCCTTGCTGCGCCTGCTCGGGCGCTTCGCGCAGGCGCGCAGGGACGGCCACGGCCTGCACGAGGACCGGATCCTGCAGCTGGAGCCGATGCTGACCGATTCGCTGGTGCAGGAACTGCTGTGCGAACTGGAGCGCAGCTGCCTGCTCAGCCGTGCCGAGCATGGCGAATGGCTGCTGGCGCGCGACCTGGCCGACGTGCCGCTGACCGAACTCTACGAAAACTGCCAGCTGCGCATCCCGATCGCCGAAGCCTACCTGCCGTGCCGCGACGACGCGCTGGGGCAGGCGGCATGGCGCACGCTGGACGAATTGCGCATGCCGCTGTGCGACGTGCTGAAACGTCGCGTCGGCGACCTTTACACCGATATCGGAGACCTCGCATGA
- the wrbA gene encoding NAD(P)H:quinone oxidoreductase, producing the protein MAEILVLYYSRGGSVARLARQIARGVGEVPGIAARLRTVPAVAAVTQASAPPVPDSGAPYVDASDLRDCVGLALGSPTRFGNMAAPVKHFIDGLGAEWASATLAGKPAAVFTSTASLHGGQEATLLSMHLPLLHHGCVIVGIPYTEPLLSSTRSGGTPYGASHVAGADDDPQPSEEEAQLARALGRRLASIAQRLAAP; encoded by the coding sequence ATGGCCGAGATCCTGGTCCTGTACTACAGCCGTGGCGGTTCGGTGGCGCGCCTGGCGCGGCAGATCGCGCGCGGCGTCGGCGAAGTGCCCGGCATAGCCGCGCGCCTGCGCACGGTGCCGGCGGTGGCCGCGGTCACCCAGGCCAGCGCGCCGCCGGTGCCCGACAGCGGCGCGCCGTACGTGGACGCCAGCGACCTGCGCGACTGCGTCGGCCTGGCCCTGGGCAGCCCCACCCGGTTCGGCAACATGGCCGCGCCGGTCAAGCACTTCATCGACGGCCTCGGCGCCGAATGGGCCAGCGCCACCCTGGCCGGCAAGCCGGCGGCGGTATTCACCTCCACCGCCTCGCTGCACGGCGGCCAGGAAGCCACGCTGCTGTCGATGCATCTGCCGCTGCTGCACCACGGCTGCGTGATCGTCGGCATTCCCTACACCGAACCGCTGCTCAGCAGCACGCGCAGCGGCGGCACCCCGTACGGCGCCAGCCACGTCGCCGGCGCCGACGACGACCCGCAGCCCAGCGAGGAAGAAGCGCAGCTGGCGCGCGCGCTGGGCCGGCGCCTGGCAAGCATCGCGCAACGCCTGGCGGCGCCATGA
- a CDS encoding DUF2069 domain-containing protein produces the protein MSTARLRDALAATLLVLALLYAAWFHDDRHRLAALLVFALPPLLLAIGVLRGSAVARFWAGVFGLFWFSHGVMAAWSHPPQRACAWAELLLALLAIGLSSAPGLRARFARKRGAKPPGGDTP, from the coding sequence ATGAGCACCGCCCGCCTGCGTGACGCGCTGGCAGCCACGCTGCTGGTGCTGGCGCTGTTGTACGCGGCCTGGTTCCACGACGACCGCCATCGCCTCGCCGCGCTGCTGGTGTTCGCGCTGCCGCCGCTGCTGCTGGCGATCGGCGTGTTGCGCGGCTCGGCGGTGGCGCGCTTCTGGGCCGGCGTGTTCGGGCTGTTCTGGTTCAGCCATGGGGTGATGGCCGCCTGGAGCCATCCGCCGCAACGCGCCTGCGCCTGGGCCGAACTGCTGCTGGCGTTGCTGGCGATCGGGCTGTCCAGCGCACCGGGACTGCGCGCGCGTTTCGCCCGCAAGCGCGGCGCCAAACCGCCCGGCGGCGACACGCCCTGA
- a CDS encoding asparaginase domain-containing protein, whose translation MEELLIVTTGGTIDKIYFDDKSDYQIGDPQIGQILKELGVTFRFTVIPIIRKDSLHITDADRELIRATVAAQSARHVLLTHGTDSMVQTGKVLQSIADKTIVITGALNPARFRGSDAEFNIGCAVGAVQSLPAGVYIAMNGQIWDPQKVRKNVAANRFEPV comes from the coding sequence ATGGAAGAACTCCTGATCGTCACCACCGGCGGCACGATCGACAAGATCTACTTCGACGACAAGTCCGACTACCAGATCGGCGATCCGCAGATCGGCCAGATCCTCAAGGAACTGGGCGTGACCTTCCGCTTCACGGTGATCCCGATCATCCGCAAGGACTCGCTGCACATCACCGACGCCGACCGCGAGCTGATCCGCGCCACCGTCGCCGCGCAGTCCGCGCGCCACGTGCTGCTCACCCACGGCACCGACTCGATGGTGCAGACCGGCAAGGTGCTGCAGAGCATCGCCGACAAGACCATCGTGATCACCGGCGCGCTGAACCCGGCGCGCTTCCGCGGCTCCGACGCGGAATTCAACATCGGCTGCGCGGTTGGCGCGGTGCAGTCGCTGCCGGCCGGGGTCTACATCGCCATGAACGGGCAGATCTGGGATCCGCAGAAGGTGCGCAAGAACGTGGCCGCGAACCGCTTCGAACCCGTCTGA
- the ybaK gene encoding Cys-tRNA(Pro) deacylase, which yields MSKATRATRALDAAGVAYRLHPYDYKAEAGAKGLQAAQALGLPPARVLKSLMVWVDSRAVCVVVPSDRRVQLKKLAAAAAGKSARMMEVAEAERRSGYKVGGISPLGQQRPVPVLIEQSALAPGSLWFNAGQRGLLLEIDAERVLEVLQARACDLCE from the coding sequence ATGTCCAAGGCCACCCGCGCGACCCGGGCATTGGACGCGGCCGGCGTCGCCTATCGCCTGCATCCCTACGACTACAAAGCCGAGGCCGGCGCCAAGGGCCTGCAGGCGGCGCAGGCGCTCGGCCTGCCGCCAGCGCGGGTGCTGAAGAGCCTGATGGTCTGGGTCGACAGCCGCGCGGTGTGCGTGGTGGTGCCCTCCGATCGCCGCGTGCAGCTGAAGAAACTGGCCGCGGCCGCGGCCGGCAAATCGGCACGGATGATGGAGGTGGCCGAGGCCGAGCGCCGCAGCGGCTACAAGGTCGGCGGCATCAGTCCGCTGGGCCAGCAGCGGCCGGTGCCGGTGCTGATCGAGCAGTCGGCGCTCGCCCCGGGCAGCCTGTGGTTCAACGCCGGGCAGCGCGGACTGCTGCTGGAAATCGACGCCGAGCGGGTGCTGGAGGTGCTGCAGGCGCGCGCCTGCGATCTGTGCGAGTGA
- a CDS encoding isocitrate dehydrogenase, with protein MTQTITVIRGDGIGPEIMDATLFVLDALNAGLTYEYADAGLVALEKHGDLLPAATLDSIRKNRIALKSPLTTPVGEGFSSINVAMRRQFDLYANVRPAKSFPNTKSRFGAGVDLITVRENTEGAYLSEGQEVSADGETAVSMAKVTRKGSERIVRYAFDLARATGRKKVTAVHKANIIKSTSGLFLKVARDVAAHYPEIEFQEMIVDNACMQLVMRPEQFDIIVTTNLFGDILSDLCAGLVGGLGLAPGANIGVDAAIFEAVHGSAPDIAGQGKANPCALLLGAAQLLDHVGQPQNAERLRSAIVATLEAKDGLTPDLGGSGNTMGFAKAIASRL; from the coding sequence ATGACGCAGACAATCACGGTCATCCGTGGCGACGGCATCGGCCCCGAGATCATGGACGCCACGCTGTTCGTGCTCGACGCGCTGAACGCCGGCCTCACCTACGAATACGCCGACGCCGGCCTGGTCGCACTGGAAAAGCACGGCGATCTGTTGCCGGCCGCCACCCTGGATTCGATCCGCAAGAACAGGATCGCGCTGAAGAGTCCGCTGACCACGCCGGTGGGCGAGGGCTTCAGCTCGATCAACGTGGCCATGCGCCGCCAGTTCGACCTGTACGCCAACGTGCGTCCGGCCAAGTCGTTCCCGAACACCAAGTCGCGCTTCGGCGCCGGCGTGGACCTGATCACCGTGCGCGAGAACACCGAAGGCGCCTACCTGAGCGAAGGCCAGGAAGTGTCGGCCGACGGCGAGACCGCGGTGTCGATGGCCAAGGTGACCCGCAAGGGCTCCGAGCGCATCGTCCGCTACGCCTTCGACCTGGCACGGGCGACCGGCCGCAAGAAGGTCACCGCGGTGCACAAGGCCAACATCATCAAGTCCACCTCGGGCCTGTTCCTGAAAGTGGCGCGCGACGTGGCGGCGCACTACCCGGAGATCGAGTTCCAGGAAATGATCGTGGACAACGCCTGCATGCAGCTGGTGATGCGTCCGGAGCAGTTCGACATCATCGTCACCACCAACCTGTTCGGCGACATCCTGTCGGACCTGTGCGCCGGCCTGGTCGGCGGCCTGGGCCTGGCCCCGGGCGCCAACATCGGCGTCGACGCGGCGATCTTCGAGGCCGTGCACGGCTCGGCCCCGGACATCGCCGGGCAGGGCAAGGCCAACCCGTGCGCGCTGCTGCTGGGCGCGGCGCAGCTGCTGGACCACGTCGGCCAGCCGCAGAACGCCGAGCGCCTGCGCAGCGCCATCGTCGCCACCCTGGAAGCCAAGGACGGGCTGACCCCGGACCTGGGCGGCAGCGGCAACACCATGGGCTTCGCCAAGGCCATCGCCAGCCGCCTGTAA
- a CDS encoding carboxymuconolactone decarboxylase family protein produces the protein MSAAGEGGEGQDRLREFTEFRQRMNQRILAEPNQVVRRFFALDTQTYQAGALDVKTKELLGLVASLVLRCDDCISYHVAQCKQAGVARDAFFETFSVGLVVGGSIVIPHLRRAVDFLDKLEQGAAAAPSEHAHG, from the coding sequence ATGAGCGCTGCGGGCGAGGGCGGCGAGGGCCAGGATCGGCTGCGCGAATTCACCGAGTTCCGCCAGCGCATGAACCAGCGCATCCTGGCCGAGCCGAACCAGGTGGTGCGGCGTTTCTTCGCGCTCGACACCCAGACCTACCAGGCCGGCGCGCTGGACGTGAAGACCAAGGAGCTGCTTGGCCTGGTCGCCTCGCTGGTGCTGCGCTGCGACGACTGCATCAGCTACCACGTGGCCCAGTGCAAGCAGGCCGGCGTGGCGCGCGACGCATTCTTCGAAACCTTCTCGGTGGGCCTGGTGGTGGGCGGTTCGATCGTGATCCCGCACCTGCGCCGGGCGGTGGATTTCCTCGACAAGCTCGAGCAAGGGGCGGCCGCCGCGCCGTCGGAGCATGCGCACGGCTGA
- the grxC gene encoding glutaredoxin 3 — MDTQQADNGQAGGPPITLYSTAICPYCVAAKNFLKSKGRSWTEVRIDLDPAERGKMVALARRTSVPQIFVGDTHVGGYDDMMALHRAGKLQPLLDGQAPASQA, encoded by the coding sequence GTGGACACCCAACAAGCCGACAACGGCCAGGCCGGCGGCCCGCCGATCACCCTGTACTCCACCGCGATCTGCCCGTATTGCGTGGCCGCCAAGAACTTCCTGAAGAGCAAGGGTCGCAGCTGGACCGAGGTGCGCATCGACCTGGATCCGGCCGAACGCGGGAAGATGGTGGCGCTGGCGCGCCGCACCAGCGTGCCGCAGATCTTCGTCGGCGACACCCATGTCGGCGGCTACGACGACATGATGGCGCTGCACCGCGCCGGCAAGCTGCAGCCACTGCTCGACGGCCAGGCCCCGGCGTCCCAGGCATGA